The Megalops cyprinoides isolate fMegCyp1 chromosome 25, fMegCyp1.pri, whole genome shotgun sequence nucleotide sequence gacccccctcctctcttcccaccCTCATCCAagaccccctcctctcttcccaccCTCATCCAagaccccctcctctcttcccaccCTCATCCAAgaccccctccttttctccctcctgccTTCGGGGGGCCAGCGCCCCCCTTCctaccctccctccccactTACCTGGTGGCTGGCCGCTCCTCTCCGACACCACCCGCTCCAGACTCCGCTCCAGCATCagccaccgccaccgccacctGCGAAGGAACAACACAGAGAGGTTAGTGCACACGCGGGACTCGAACTCACGCTTCGCCGGGATGTAACCGCAGCACTTACCCACCGCGCCACAGGAGCTCCGCCGGTTCAGCCTGCTCGTCCGTCATAGTTAAGGCTACAATTTGACAGTCCAATTGCAAAAAGAGCGGAGGTGAGGCTTGAAACCACAATTTCCTGGCTGGTAACCCCAGCACTTACCCACCGCGCCACAGGAGCTCTGCTTTAATCGGCTTGTTCGTCATAGTTAAGGCTACGGTTTGAAAGGCCAATTGCAAAAAGAGTCAAGGTGGGGCTAGAACCCGCAATTTCCCAAGTGGCGACACCAGCGTTTACTCACTGAGCCACCACTGAGCACTTGGTCTAGCTGCTCATCCATCATAGCTAAGGCTACCATTTGAAAGGCCAATTACAAAAAGGGTCAACATGAGTTTCAAACCAACAGTTCCTCAACTGGTAGCTGCAACTTTTAACCACCGAGCCACAGGAGCTCTGATTCCACCTGCTCGCCCATCATAGTTAAGGCTACAATCTGAAAGGCCAATTGTAAAAAGAGTCACGgtggggattgaacccagaCTTTCCTGAGTGGCAGCCGTAGCTTTTACCCACTGAGCCGCTGGAGCTCTGAGTTATTCTCTGTAGTTAAGGCTGATttcaataatgcattcattgtaCTCAAGTCTGCCATTGTGGGCACTGATGAGAATGTGTTCTGGACACGGCTTGGACCCTGGTCTCTTGGTGAGCGTCATTCAAATGGTAAGGCTACGATTTGAAAGTCCAACTGGAAAAAGAATCCATGAGAAGCTCTGTCTAAATGGGTCTCGAACCCATTAACCCACTGAACCACTCCAGAAGTCTGGTTACATGCTTAGCTCTGAATTGGGAaattgtgggtttgattccaaCCCATcctatcattttcatttgcagagaTCATTGTAGATGTTGACATAGAGGAAGGAAGTAGGACTCAGAAATTCACGTGGTTCTCAGGTGGTGCAGAGATAGAATGCCGCTGTCAATCTTGAGCATGCTTATGAATTTTCATGTTCCAACATCAACAAgtcattagtgtgtgtgtatgcgagtgtgtgtgtgtctgtgtatgtatgtgagactggttgtgtgcgtgtgtgtgcatgtgtgagtgtgtgtatgtgcacgcatgtgtgtgtgtgcgtgtgtttgtatgcgtgttagactgtgcgtgtgtgtgtgtgtgtgtgtgtgtgtgtgcatgtgttgatgtgtgtgtgtgtgtgtgcgcgcacgtttTTCCTGTGCGTGTGTCATTGTGattgtgcagtttttaaagtgtatacacttaaagtgtaaaacgtgacGAAAGTGattaaaaactgtcaatttgcgccatctggtggacaaaatataaagctacaccattcatatttgaaaggggattttcaaggcaaaatgactgcaaatttttaaacgtttaaaaataattgtgtgtgtgtgtgtgtgtgtgtgtgtgtgtgtgtgcgcgtttttcctgtgtgtgtgtcattgtgattgtgcagtttttaaagtgtacatacttaaagtgtaaaacgtgacGAAAGTtataaaaactgtcaatttgcgccatctggtggacaaaatataaagctacaccattcatatttgaaaggggattttcaaggcaaaatgactgcaaatttttaaacgtttaaaaataattgtgtgtgtgtgtgtgtgtgtgtgtgtgtgtgtatgtgtgtgtgtgtgtgtgtgtgtgtgtgtgtatgtgtgtgtgtgcgtttttcctgtgcGTGTGTCATTGTGattgtgcagtttttaaagtgtacactacttaaagtgtaaaacgtgacgaaagtgataaaaactgtcaatttgcgccatctggtggacaaaatataaagctacaccattcatatttgaaaggggattttcaaggcaaaatgactgcaaatttttaaacgttttCAAGTTTCacatcagtacattttgaaacacaaaaattacgcgcacgcacacacacacacaaactcacatgaACGTTTTTTAAACGtttagaaaattgcagtcattttgcctttcaaatcaccattaaaatatgaatggtgtagctctGTATTTTTACAGGTTTTCCAGTTTACaggttttcagtttcatcagattttacattttgacaacactttaaaacgcacaaacagacgcagaagcgcacagacacacacacaatcccaacagaattttaaaacatttaaaaaattgcagacattttgacttttaaaaccccattaaaatatgaatggtctagctccaataaatggcgcatattcatattttttcagttttatcgtgctgttttaatttaaatgtgtatatttgagAACACACAAtcacccagacagacacacacaaactctcaaataaacgtttttaaacgtttaaaaaaaattggagtcatttaaaaaggagtgcttttaaaatcccctttgaaatatgaatggtgcaTCTCTGTATTTtatccaccagatggcgcttttgtacaatttttttttttccattaacttttacactttaaatgagtacacattaaaatgcagacacagactcatacacacacacacttatacttgtatactcacactgtgtgtttgtaagggtgcacccagttacttcccaatgcattattattttaatcattcatattctgtgtcttagtagttttgtattgtacctgtttgacttggaataggatttgttttgtttcatctaatccatttcattttattttaaatctaaattgacacagtccaatgtcatacattgataTCGTCATGCCTCATAACATTTAACAATTGACTATTcggataaaataaataaaaaataacacctaataCTTTAAACACGGGGTCAAGTGTTTTCCTCTTGCGTAGAACCTAGACGTGTACTTAACCTAGTGGGTTTTGGCCCCCTCAGGCCGCGGAGGCCTAATTTTGGCCCCCTCAGGCCGCGGAGGAGCTGACAGAGGCGCAGAAAATGCGCGCGTGCcaagtagtgtgaagtagatctgctgcttggatgacacacagaggacgCGTTGCGTTTTTGATCAACAATGTCACATTATTGTCCAGGGCTTTACTGCATGATCGGAATGACAGACGAACATATCCGGggctatttttttattattcttaattctgttaaaaaaaaaaaaagaaattgagaTCAGGGGCTATTCATGAAACTTTCGGGGCTGTAGCCTCGGATGCCCAggcctaacgacgccactgacTACCTCAGGAATAACACACAGGTTTGCCGCTGAGGTGTGTTTAAGGCCTACTGCAAAGCAGGCCAACGTTGCCGTTTGATtcgtctgtcctctctctctctctctctctctctcagcctcagtgccGTGTGTCTTTGTAGAGAGGACCACTTTTCACCCCCCTCAGACGCCTGTGTGGATTTGGGGGGTTTGTGTGGGCTCAGGTGATCAGGggaatgcatttacaaacaggCTCCTCTTATCTGCTTGCTGTGAAGCCGACTGGTTTGTATCGCCCACTCACAGTatgcaggaatgtgtgtgtatctcaccCTCCTGTGAAGGCTAAATGCCAAACTGCCTCTCTTACCccttcacaccttcacacaggtgttcctcagtgctgttgaaagggttaaaagaatacattcatgtgtgcatgtttgtcaggTGTCTGAAAATTTGAAAGCTAGTCCTGTTAGGGACTGACTGTCagatgattctttttctttcctcaaactaTTCCCTGAACTGCAAGTTCTTCTGTCCATATCGTCCCTGGGTCAGCACAAAAGATTTTATACTGTAGTGTCCCCCTTCTTATAAGAGGTGTTGAAGGTACCACTGATAATTCGGTCTGTCATTATAAATGACAGTGTAAAGATAATACTTTACTGTATATGCATCAATATGCTTCTGCTGAAAACTGCAGACTGCTCATCTACTGAAGGTGGCATTACCTCAGTTCGCGTTTGAGTATAACCATGAATATTGTCTCTTCTGCTGTGCCTTAGCAACGTCTACCGGAAGCCAAATGTGCAGTACGAAACTATTTGGATGAAAAGCTTATGGACGGCATTTGGTCAGTTCGCTGATTGTTTCATATTAGATTAGGTTATTCTGATCCCGAAGAAGTAAGGAGACCGTCGGGGAGCGTTTCTGGTGTGTAATGCCGTTTTTGTACGCAGCGATTAAAGAAACTGTCGTATATTCCTGTAAATGCGCTTCACACTCCAGTGCGAGGCGGCGATGTAAGCATCAGTGAAAACCTGGCAGGCAGCCGGGCAGCTGTGTAGCCGTCTGGCTGTGAAAGCAGAAGCGATGGATGCGGTCAGCGGCTCTGTGGATTATCAGCACCTTTCTCACGCTACGGGCAGAAAGCACCCAACAGCAGGGCGATCGTGTGAGTAACAAAGCAGACAAACTGCATATTCAGTGCTACAGCGGCGAAATGACAGATACACGCGTGTGGGGTTTCTTTATTCCTACATGAAAAACTAAGTTTTAAAGGCTCGTTCGAGATGATGCTGGTATAGTGTAAACAACGTGTGCGGAGAGCCGCTGCTTGCAGTTGCGCGCAGTGTTGCCAAACTGCGGCGTTACGCACGATTCCATCCTTCTGGAGTTTCCTAGTCGATCTCTGGCTTggtccaggggatggggatgagtacaacgtagagggatacaagctgctaagaaaagatagaatcaatagaagaggaggaggcgtagctctctatgtaaaggataatcttaatactcaggaaataccaggaatggagccccttggaGTTAGTGAAGACATAcggattaagatattgggggaaaatgaaaaaggcctgaatgttggagtatgctataggccaccagcctcagatagcaatgtcagtagtactctctttgataacattaaactagcatgtcaggagggtgacacaatagtaatgggggacttcaattacccttcaattaattgggaagctgtgtcaggtcaaggtaaatgtgaggaagagtttttggatgttgtaaatgactgtttttttgttgatacagtctgttactcaacccacgagagagaacacaatcctagatctggttctgtgtaataatcctgatagaatcggcagtattgaggtaggggaaccactcagtacaagtgaccatagttcaattacatttgaagttttttggcaagttaagtctgcattctccgatgctagagtattcaactttaggcaagctgactttattaagatgcgtgattatacaaggaatataaactgacagttttaccacctagaagaggtgcccaaagaaatgtggtgcatatttaaaacgattattctggatgtacagcgtaaattcattccgcaagtgagaaaaggaaaactgaaaaagaagcatccacagtggatgaataagtcactgcggaacagtttgaaacaaaaaagggaattatttagaaaatacaagttggagagctcagatagtaataagattgaatgcagtaatatgcgagctcaagttaagaaaaaaataagggaagccaaaaggtgttatgaaagacaaattgcactagatgcaaagagcaactctaaatgtttttgttcaatattatggtcaaaaaaggatagttaaggatgaaataagaggtataaaaaataaggatggggttatggtttacgataacaaagctattgctgatacactaaacagttactttgtggagagcttcactagtgaagtgtttttgcatatgccttcaggtgcagtcagttctcagagacttatagaggaaattgatttaaatgatgcagaagtactagataaacttcaaaaacttaaaacaaataaggcagcaggccctgatggaatatatccaagagttctcagagaactagcagaggtggtttacaagcctctgacagttatttttaagcaatcccttaaaactggagaaataccagatgactggaaacatggcagtgtagtacctatctacaagaaaggagaccggactgaaccaggaaattataggcctgtcagcttaacttgtatcgcatgcaaaatactggaatccatcattagggataatttggaattattcctggaacgaaatggtgttctaaatgatagccaacggggttttcgcagagggaggtcgtgcttaacaaacctcctggacttctttgaggaagctacagcatgtctggactcaaaccaggcttatgatattatctatttggactttcaaaaggcatttgacaaagttccgcacgagagactcatattgaaaatgacatctgcgggaattacaggagctatcgccgagtgggttcgaagttggctgtctaatagaaagcagactgtaactgtgggaggaattgtatcagagcagggtcctgtacgaagtggagccccgcagggatcggtgttggggcctttgctatttcttatatacataaatgatcttgatgcagaggttagaagtaaaatagtaaagtttgcagatgacacaaaactagggggcctagccaacagtatagaatcaactaaggtaatacaggaagacctaaacagcatccaaaagtgggcagatacctggcagatgactttcaatttagataaatgtaaaatcttgcatgtaggaaataagaaccttagacaagactacttcatgggtgggaaaaaaactagaatgtgctcaatttgaaaaggacttgggagtaatggttgacccaagcctaacaggatctaggcagtgtgctgtagcagtaaaaaaaggccaacaggatgctgggatatatagccaaaagtattgagtataaatctaaagaggttatattgaaattatacaatgccttagtcagaccgcacctgtactactgtgtgcagttctgggcaccgcactataaaaaagataccgaagctttagaaaaggttcaaagaagggcaactaaattagttcctggcgtgaaatataaatgctatgaggaaagactcaagttacttaacctgtttagattaagcgagaggaggctcaggggtgatttaattgaggtatttaaatttataaaaggaatcaataagcttaactataatagattctttagggtgagttcagtctgtaaaacaagaggacataaatggaaactagttaagagtaagttcggcactgatgtaaggaaatattattttacacaaagagttatcagtacatggaataggttgccaggtcatgtagttgaggcagagacccttgctgtgttcaagtctagacttgatgcagttttggatactcttttaattaagaaatggcgagcttagtaGGGCCGagtggcctgttctcgtcatcatatgttcgtatgttcttatgttcttatgttcttatgctTGTGCGTTTCCCTTGCTTTCGCAGCCTTCTGGAGGAGTGCTTTGTGATGAAGGATCCTTTCTGTCCCGAGAAAGAGAAGTTTCTCGTGTTGGGGTCACACTGCAGCTTGTGCCACAAGACCGTTTGCGTGGGCGCGGTACGTTCACCAGTTACTAAGAGCAGCTCCTGTCCACTCACTTTCTAAACCACGGCTAGTCTTGTGCGCGGCTTCTCAGAGCTGCTTTTCATACCAGTGGCAACAAATGCTAAGAATGGTTCTTTGCAGGATGTAATGAAACGATGTCTCTGCCTGTTGATGAGTCAGAGTTGTTGGTTCGCAGGAGTGCAGCCTGTTTTACACCAAGCGCTTCTGCCTTCAGTGCGTGAGGGAGCACCTGGAGCAGTTTCCCCAGCAGATCCAGACAGAGCTTGGCAAGAAGAAACAGACCCAGAAAACTCCCTCCTGATCCCAGTCCCCTCAGAGAGCACCGGGACTGTGTGACACTGAAAGACTGTTTTCAGACAAGCGCTGCTCCCGGTGAACTGTTAATATTCGAAGCGAATCGGTCAGGTGCTACAGAGCAGTATGACAGTTTATTGACAAACCACACCACTGCCTTAGTGTtgtaaataagtgaataaatatattttgcctTCAGTTTGGTGCTGTCCgtactaaattaaaaaaacagtcgTGCATGCTTTTCTGGAAAGAGGTGAAGATCTCTGAGGTTTATGGTGGAGGAGCAGGACACCTGTACTTATCTTACAACAGATGGGGAAACAAGGAAAATTAGTGAATAAACAATAGGAACTGCCCACAGCCATTATACCTGATGTATTTATACAGCCATGATGGATGAGCAGGTGCAGTCAGAGCATCACCAGCACCTGCAAATGAAGAACACAGAGAGGTTAGTGCCTGCAATTTCCCGAGTGGCAACGATTAAAGGTATGATGAACGAGATCTTGAAATCAGACATTTGGAGTGGTTCAGTGGGTCAATGCTGGAGTGTCCCCCCCCAGCAACATGTGGGTTTGAGTCCCATTTAGACAGAGTTtcttatgggttttttttttttttttccagttggaCTTTCAAATCGTAGCCTTAACTATGATGGACGAGCAGCTGCCCTAAGAGCTCTGGTGGCTCTGTATGTAAGCGCTGGTGTTGCCACTCGGGAAACTGCGGGTTCTAGCCTCGCCCTGACCCTTTTTTGCAATTGGCCTTTCAAACGGTAGCCTTAACTATATTGGGGTAGCAGCTACACCAAGCGCCGTGGCGGCTCAGTGAGTAAGCGCTGGTGCTGCCGCTCGGGAAATTGCGGGTTTTAACCTCACCTTGACTCTTTTTGCGATTGCGCTTTCAAATTGTAGCCTTAACTATGACGGACGAGCAGGCTGAACCGGAGCTCCTGTGGCGCGGTGGGTAAGTGCTGCGGTTACATCCCGGGAAAGCGTGGGTTCAAGTCCCGCGTGTGCACTAAACTCTGTGTCCTTCGTTCGCAGGTGGCGGTGGCGGTGATGCTGAGGCCGGACCAGGTGGTGGAGCGGAGTCTGGAGCGGGCGGTGTCGGAGAGGAGCGGCCAGCTACCAGgtaagtggggagggggggtaggaAGGGGGGCGCTGGCCCCCCGAaggtgggagggagaaaagTAGGGGGTCTTGGATGGGGGTGGGAAGAGA carries:
- the LOC118771624 gene encoding cysteine-rich DPF motif domain-containing protein 1-like, whose amino-acid sequence is MNIVSSAPSGCESRSDGCGQRLCGLSAPFSRYGQKAPNSRAIVLLEECFVMKDPFCPEKEKFLVLGSHCSLCHKTVCVGAECSLFYTKRFCLQCVREHLEQFPQQIQTELGKKKQTQKTPS